In Acipenser ruthenus chromosome 16, fAciRut3.2 maternal haplotype, whole genome shotgun sequence, the following proteins share a genomic window:
- the LOC117412652 gene encoding C1GALT1-specific chaperone 1-like yields the protein MISEGSSFIKGMLLGGLFCALVTLLGDFNKGHQSTTDHHHHHIQAPSEEELLKLPEPKRLELSQNIRVYCAILVQPRELSYWAAVKETWSKHCDKAEFYSSENVKVFHSVNLDTKDKWLMLRNALKHAYANGKGYSWYFVALPSTFAIIENLKFFLLNKDPGQPFYIGHTVKSGELEYVELEGGLVLSVEALRRLVGVFSDNVKCPEQGSALWKLTEEKELAVCLKYTGVFAENAEDSEGKEIFNTKSVNTLIKEALAEKPQEVVNGCCSDVAITFHGQSPNHMQVLMYGVYRLRPYGHTFHDSLIFLPPVDSDND from the coding sequence ATGATTTCAGAAGGCAGCTCCTTCATAAAGGGTATGTTGCTGGGGGGTCTGTTCTGCGCGTTGGTGACCCTGTTAGGGGATTTCAACAAGGGGCATCAGTCAACCACagaccaccatcaccaccacatCCAGGCACCAAGCGAGGAGGAACTGCTAAAGCTTCCCGAGCCCAAGAGGTTAGAGCTGAGCCAGAACATCCGTGTGTACTGCGCCATCCTCGTGCAGCCCAGAGAACTGTCCTACTGGGCAGCTGTGAAGGAGACCTGGAGCAAGCACTGTGACAAAGCTGAGTTCTACAGCTCCGAAAACGTCAAGGTGTTCCACTCTGTCAACCTTGACACCAAAGACAAGTGGCTCATGCTGAGGAACGCTCTGAAACATGCCTACGCCAACGGCAAGGGCTACAGCTGGTACTTCGTGGCACTCCCCTCCACGTTTGCGATTATCGAGAACCTGAAATTCTTCCTTTTGAATAAGGACCCCGGCCAGCCCTTCTACATCGGACACACCGTTAAATCGGGGGAGCTGGAGTACGTTGAGCTTGAGGGCGGTTTGGTGCTGAGCGTCGAAGCCCTCCGCAGGCTGGTGGGGGTGTTCAGTGACAATGTCAAGTGCCCCGAACAGGGCAGCGCGCTTTGGAAACTGACTGAGGAAAAGGAGCTGGCTGTGTGTCTGAAGTACACCGGCGTGTTCGCTGAGAACGCAGAGGACTCGGAAGGAAAGGAGATTTTCAACACCAAATCGGTCAACACTCTTATTAAAGAGGCCCTGGCTGAGAAGCCCCAGGAGGTGGTGAACGGCTGCTGCTCTGACGTAGCCATCACCTTCCACGGCCAGTCTCCGAACCACATGCAGGTCCTCATGTACGGGGTCTACAGACTCCGTCCTTACGGGCACACCTTCCACGATTCCTTGATATTTTTGCCTCCAGTTGATTCCGACAATGACTGA
- the LOC117430213 gene encoding chloride intracellular channel protein 2-like: MSLRRSDPKKEPSIELFIKAGLDGENIGHCPFCQRLFMVLWLKGVKFTVTTVDMKKKPEELKDLAPGTNPPFLLYNGELKTDFLKIEEFLEQTLAPPRYPHLSPQNKESFDVGSDIFAKFSAYIKNSSANKNFEKALLREFKRLDDYLRSPLPEEIDPNSTEDLLVSRRKFLDGDRLTLADCNLLPKLHVIKIAAKKYCDFEIPPHFTGVLRYLEHACQRDEFSHTCPASGEIERAYASVANKRT, translated from the exons ATGTCTCTCAGAAGGTCTGACCCGAAAAAAGAACCCAGTATTGAGCTGTTCATTAAG GCAGGTCTCGACGGAGAGAATATTGGACACTGCCCATTCTGTCAGCGTCTCTTCATGGTTCTGTGGCTTAAAGGAGTCAAGTTCACTGTAACCACCGTCGATATGAAAAA GAAACCAGAAGAACTCAAGGACTTGGCACCCGGGACCAACCCCCCTTTCCTCCTGTACAACGGAGAGCTCAAAACGGACTTCCTGAAGATCGAAGAGTTTCTGGAGCAGACCCTGGCGCCCCCTAG GTATCCCCACCTCAGCCCGCAGAATAAGGAGTCCTTTGATGTTGGCAGTGATATCTTTGCTAAGTTCTCAGCGTACATCAAGAACAGCTCAGCAAACAAAA ATTTCGAGAAGGCTCTGCTGAGGGAGTTCAAGCGGCTCGATGACTACCTGCGGTCCCCCCTCCCCGAGGAGATCGACCCCAACAGCACCGAAGACCTGCTCGTCTCCCGGAGGAAGTTCCTGGACGGAGACCGGCTGACCCTGGCGGACTGCAACCTGCTGCCCAAACTGCACGTCATCAAG ATAGCGGCTAAGAAATACTGTGATTTCGAAATCCCGCCTCACTTCACGGGGGTGTTGCGCTACCTGGAGCACGCCTGCCAGAGGGATGAGTTCAGTCACACCTGCCCTGCCAGCGGCGAGATCGAGCGGGCGTACGCATCCGTAGCAAACAAGAGAACATGA